From Musa acuminata AAA Group cultivar baxijiao chromosome BXJ3-8, Cavendish_Baxijiao_AAA, whole genome shotgun sequence, one genomic window encodes:
- the LOC135645555 gene encoding copper-transporting ATPase PAA2, chloroplastic-like: MEAALLRVSISPKPKIHLSPVRSVRITPPHLRLLRRPSSAGPLRLPRPNAVEIGAATSGEPQQEEQVKNSSVLLEVGGMMCGACAARVRSILSADDRVDSAAVNMLTETAAVRLGTSGDEPERVAEELAERLAQCGFPSKRRRTGLGVQENVRKWREMAERKEKLLAASRNRVAFAWTLVALCCGSHGTHLLHSLGIHVAHGSFLDILHNSYVKCGIALGSLLGPGRELLLDGLRAFANASPNMNSLVGFGSIAAFLISAMSLLNPGLQWEASFFDEPVMLLGFVLLGRSLEERARLQASSDMNELLSLVSSQSRLIISSPEENPTSDSFLSADAISIEVPTDDIRIGDTILVLPGETIPVDGKVLGGRSVVDESMLTGESLPVFKEHGHSVSAGTVNWDGPLRIEAVKTGAMSTISKIVRMVEEAQAHQAPIQRLADSIAGPFVYSVMTLSAATFAFWYYIGTHIFPDVLLNDIAGPDADPLLLSLKLSVDVLVVSCPCALGLATPTAILVGTSMGAKQGLLIRGGNVLERLAGVDVIALDKTGTLTEGKPVVTAIASLDYEESEILRLAAAVEKTASHPIANAILDKAESLNFGVPSTSGQLTEPGFGSLAEVDGSLVAVGRLDWVHERFQKKASTSELLDLENRVGCLSSSMATSSKQSKSVVYVGKEGEGIIGAIAISDVLRYDAKSTVSKLQGMGIKSVLVSGDREEAVTSVGEMVGIGTINAALTPQQKSSIISSLQAEGHSVAMVGDGINDAPSLALADVGVALQIEAKENAASDAASVILLGNRLSQIVDAISLAQATMAKVHQNLAWAVAYNAVAIPIAAGVLLPNFDFAMTPSLSGGLMALSSIFVVSNSLLLQLHGSFPKKANNYKANVDK, translated from the exons ATGGAGGCTGCTCTCCTTCGAGTCTCCATTAGCCCTAAACCTAAGATCCACCTCAGCCCCGTTCGCTCTGTCCGGATCACTCCTCCTCACCTCCGCCTCTTACGGCGGCCTAGCTCAGCTGGTCCCCTTCGCCTCCCCCGCCCGAATGCCGTCGAGATCGGCGCCGCCACGTCCGGCGAACCCCAGCAGGAGGAGCAGGTCAAGAACTCCTCGGTCCTCCTCGAGGTCGGCGGGATGATGTGCGGTGCCTGCGCCGCCCGAGTCCGGTCGATCCTTTCCGCTGACGACCGAGTCGACTCAGCTGCGGTCAATATGTTGACCGAGACCGCGGCCGTTCGGCTCGGGACGAGCGGCGACGAACCGGAGCGGGTGGCGGAGGAGCTGGCCGAGAGGTTGGCGCAGTGCGGTTTCCCGTCCAAGAGGAGGAGAACGGGGTTGGGGGTGCAGGAGAACGTGAGGAAGTGGAGGGAGATGgcggagaggaaggagaagttgcTCGCGGCGAGCCGCAACCGTGTCGCGTTCGCGTGGACGCTGGTGGCGCTGTGCTGCGGGTCTCACGGCACTCATTTGTTGCATTCACTTGGGATTCACGTCGCTCACG GTTCATTTTTGGATATATTGCACAATTCTTATGTGAAATGTGGTATCGCCTTGGGGTCATTGCTCGGACCTGGTAGAG AATTGCTTTTGGATGGTCTCAGAGCATTTGCAAATGCCTCTCCAAATATGAACTCTCTTGTGGGATTTGGATCCATTGCTGCATTCCTGATTAGTGCA ATGTCGCTGCTCAACCCAGGCCTTCAGTGGGAAGCATCTTTTTTTGATGAACCG GTCATGCTTCTTGGTTTTGTACTTCTTGGACGTTCTCTCGAAGAAAGGGCTAGACTACAGGCATCCAGTGATATGAATGAACTCTTG TCATTGGTCTCCTCTCAGTCACGATTAATAATCTCATCGCCTGAAGAGAATCCTACATCTGACAGCTTCTTGAGTGCTGATGCAATTAGCATTGAAGTTCCAACTGATGATATTCGTATTGGAGACACGATCTTGGTTTTGCCAGGGGAAACAATTCCCGTAGAT GGGAAAGTTCTTGGAGGTAGGAGCGTTGTCGATGAATCCATGCTCACAGGTGAATCTCTTCCTGTATTCAAGGAACATGGTCACAGTGTTTCTGCAGGAACAGTTAACTGG GATGGGCCTCTAAGAATTGAAGCTGTGAAAACTGGTGCTATGTCAACTATCTCTAAAATAGTTCGCATG GTTGAGGAAGCACAAGCACATCAAGCACCTATTCAAAGACTGGCAGATTCAATTGCAGGACCTTTTGTGTACAGTGTGATGACACTATCTGCTGCAACCTTTGCCTTCTG GTATTATATTGGAACACACATCTTTCCAGATGTGTTGCTTAATGATATTGCAGGTCCTGATGCAGATCCATTGCTTTTGAGCTTGAAACTCTCTGTGGATGTACTG GTAGTTTCCTGTCCTTGTGCGCTGGGTCTAGCGACACCAACAGCCATCTTAGTAGGCACTTCTATGg GGGCAAAACAAGGACTTCTTATAAGAGGAGGTAATGTCTTGGAACGGTTGGCTGGTGTAGATGTCATTGCACTAGATAAG ACTGGAACTCTTACAGAAGGAAAACCTGTTGTTACTGCTATTGCTTCTTTGGATTATGAAGAATCCGAAATTCTCCGACTAGCTGCTGCCGTGGAGAAGACGGCATCACATCCAATTGCCAACGCTATTTTGGATAAAGCTGAGTCACTGAATTTTGGAGTCCCTAGTACCAGTGGACAACTGACAGAACCTGGTTTTGGTTCCTTAGCAGAAGTAGATGGATCTCTAGTTGCAGTTGGTAGGCTTGACTGGGTTCATGAACGTTTTCAGAAAAAAGCTTCAACATCTGAATTGCTGGATCTGGAAAATCGTGTGGGATGCCTTTCATCTAGCATGGCAACATCATCAAAACAGTCAAAATCAGTAGTGTATGTTGGGAAGGAAGGTGAAGGCATAATTGGAGCTATAGCAATATCTGACGTTCTGCGATATGATGCAAAATCTACAGTTAGCAA GCTGCAGGGAATGGGAATAAAGTCAGTCCTCGTATCTGGGGACAGGGAAGAGGCAGTGACAAGTGTTGGCGAGATGGTTGGAATTGGAACTATAAATGCAGCTTTGACTCCGCAGCAAAAATCAAGTATCATATCAAGTTTACAAGCTGAGGGGCATAGTGTTGCTATG GTTGGTGATGGTATAAATGATGCACCATCATTGGCACTTGCTGATGTTGGAGTTGCTTTGCAAATTGAGGCCAAAGAgaatgctgcatctgatgcagcatcaGTTATTCTTTTAGGCAACAGGCTTTCACAG ATAGTGGATGCTATATCGTTAGCTCAAGCAACAATGGCAAAAGTTCACCAGAACTTGGCATGGGCAGTGGCATATAATGCAGTTGCCATCCCCATTGCAGCAGGGGTGCTGCTCCCGAATTTTGATTTCGCCATGACACCATCACTTTCTG GAGGGTTGATGGCCTTGAGCTCCATTTTCGTCGTCAGCAACTCTTTGCTACTACAGCTGCATGGATCTTTCCCCAAGAAAGCGAACAACTACAAAGCAAACGTTGATAAATGA